In Stomoxys calcitrans chromosome 2, idStoCalc2.1, whole genome shotgun sequence, the following proteins share a genomic window:
- the LOC106087047 gene encoding U6 snRNA-associated Sm-like protein LSm5, with the protein MTAVPPPTNVSTLLPLELVDKCIGSRIHIIMKNDKEMVGTLLGFDDFVNMLLDDVTEYENTPEGRRITKLDQILLNGNNITMLVPGGDIPE; encoded by the exons ATGACTGCGGTACCTCCTCCAACAAATGTCTCAACGTTATTGCCTTTAG AATTGGTGGATAAATGTATTGGCTCCCGCATCCATATTATTATGAAAAATGACAAGGAAATGGTGGGGACATTGCTGGGATTCGATGATTTCGTAAACATGCTATTGGACGATGTGACCGAATATGAAAACACACCTGAAGGCAGGCGAATTACAAAACTGGATCAAATATTATTGAATGGAAATAATATAACAATG TTGGTACCTGGTGGTGATATACCGgaataa